A section of the Salvelinus alpinus chromosome 36, SLU_Salpinus.1, whole genome shotgun sequence genome encodes:
- the LOC139564899 gene encoding GRB2-related adaptor protein 2-like: MEARGKYEFNATAEDELSFRKGDILKILGSQDEWFKAELHGQEGFVPQNYIERQTPSWFKETASRSSAEELLMSREVGGFLIRGSQSSPGEFSISVRHEFDVQHFKVMKDSKGHYFLWSEKFTSLNKLVDFYKNTSISKQRDIYLRDGSRDDQSPSAPQPLKRGSLPEERSYGAPTAAMSHRRASDLPHSQQSKRPGMEERAHTIGTPGRNTPLTSLPAPQRTSENTPHPQRAVMQVKAVYDFTAEEGDELGFRAGDVIDILDHSDPSWWKGRLQGKSGLFPANYSTPL; this comes from the exons ATGGAAGCCAGAGGAAAGTACGAGTTTAATGCTACGGCTGAGGATGAGCTGAGCTTCCGAAAGGGAGACATCCTGAAA ATTCTAGGTAGTCAAGATGAGTGGTTTAAGGCAGAGCTGCATGGACAGGAAGGCTTTGTGCCCCAAAACTACATCGAGAGACAAACCCCAAG ctggTTCAAGGAGACGGCAAGCCGCAGCTCTGCTGAGGAGCTCCTGATGTCTAGGGAGGTGGGGGGATTCCTGATCCGTGGCAGTCAGAGCTCCCCTGGAGAATTCTCCATCTCTGTCAG ACATGAGTTTGACGTGCAGCATTTCAAAGTGATGAAGGACAGCAAAGGCCACTACTTCCTGTGGTCAGAGAAGTTCACTTCCCTCAACAAGCTGGTGGACTTCTACAAGAACACCTCCATCTCCAAGCAACGGGACATCTACCTCAGAGACGGTAGCCGGGATGACCAGAGCCCATCCGCACCCCAACCG TTGAAGAGGGGGAGTCTACCTGAGGAGAGGAGCTATGGGGCCCCTACTGCAGCCATGTCACACCGCAGGGCTTCAGACCTTCCTCACAGTCAGCAG aGTAAGAGAcctgggatggaggagagggctCACACCATAGGCACCCCTGGTAGAAACACCCCCCTAACCTCTCTCCCAGCCCCCCAAAGGACATCTGAAAACACACCTCATCCACAG aGGGCAGTCATGCAGGTGAAAGCAGTGTACGACTTCACAGCGGAGGAAGGGGACGAGCTAGGCTTCCGTGCAGGTGATGTCATTGACATTTTGGATCACTCTGATCCATCGTGGTGGAAAGGAAGATTGCAGGGTAAAAGTGGTCTGTTCCCTGCCAACTATAGCACACCATTATGA